One genomic region from Aerosakkonema funiforme FACHB-1375 encodes:
- a CDS encoding alpha/beta fold hydrolase yields the protein MNPLLRNSRLKLSQGIIFWREVGKGPTLVFLHGSWSDGDEWLPLMERLGGEYHCLAPDLLGFGESEQPDVHYSIALQVEYLAEYLDALNLRQVYLVGHSLGGWIAASYALKYPDRVTGMVLLAPEGVKPEGASRNWWWARALIERPKLADWLLRSLQKLLKLKVIGRLGKIRLFLKQLQQMLETPAACQLLFQRRRAEIQAELLQDQLPDLKIPVSILENEQDTPTAKALCQIYAELIPKAQLKTLSSLEDDVPEKLPDQVAEQIRKLVLSH from the coding sequence ATGAATCCACTTTTACGGAATTCCCGGCTGAAGCTGTCTCAAGGGATAATTTTTTGGCGAGAAGTTGGGAAAGGGCCAACTTTGGTGTTTTTACACGGTTCTTGGAGTGATGGTGATGAGTGGCTACCCTTAATGGAGCGTTTGGGCGGGGAATACCATTGCTTAGCACCAGATTTACTGGGTTTTGGCGAATCAGAGCAACCCGATGTCCACTACTCGATCGCATTACAGGTGGAGTATTTGGCTGAGTACTTAGACGCTTTGAACTTACGACAAGTTTATTTAGTCGGTCACTCCCTTGGCGGTTGGATTGCGGCCAGCTATGCTTTGAAATATCCAGACCGAGTTACCGGAATGGTACTGTTAGCACCAGAGGGAGTAAAACCAGAAGGTGCGAGCAGAAACTGGTGGTGGGCGCGGGCATTGATAGAACGGCCTAAATTAGCAGATTGGCTGTTGAGATCGCTCCAAAAGCTCCTCAAACTAAAAGTAATCGGTCGCCTGGGAAAAATTCGCCTTTTCCTGAAGCAGCTGCAACAAATGCTGGAAACACCCGCTGCTTGTCAGCTACTATTCCAACGTCGTCGTGCAGAAATTCAAGCCGAATTATTACAAGACCAATTGCCCGATCTCAAAATCCCTGTTTCGATCTTAGAAAACGAACAAGATACTCCTACTGCCAAAGCGCTTTGTCAAATTTACGCTGAACTGATTCCAAAAGCTCAGCTCAAAACTCTCTCTTCTCTTGAAGATGATGTACCCGAAAAATTACCCGACCAAGTGGCTGAGCAAATTCGTAAGTTAGTCCTCAGTCATTAG
- a CDS encoding NUDIX domain-containing protein, with product MLRSWQFVQTVLGILFRHPVTGTTIIPVLPDGKIVLIRRRDTGQWGLPGGIVNWGEDVPTTVERELEEETGLKLVKICRLVGVYSAPDRDPRVHSISIVVEVEAQGTMQAQDTLEVSEVRAFDLSSLPKGQLSHDHDRQLQDYLDGSITLA from the coding sequence ATGCTTCGCTCTTGGCAGTTTGTTCAAACTGTACTCGGTATTTTATTTCGCCATCCCGTCACAGGCACGACAATTATCCCTGTTTTGCCAGATGGAAAAATTGTGCTGATTCGCCGTCGCGATACCGGGCAGTGGGGCTTACCGGGTGGGATAGTTAACTGGGGGGAAGATGTTCCCACTACAGTAGAACGGGAATTGGAAGAGGAAACAGGACTGAAACTGGTGAAGATTTGTCGATTGGTAGGCGTTTATTCAGCACCCGATCGCGATCCTAGAGTTCATTCAATTTCGATAGTGGTGGAAGTAGAAGCGCAGGGAACGATGCAAGCTCAGGATACGCTAGAAGTCAGTGAAGTTCGGGCTTTCGATCTTTCATCGTTGCCGAAAGGTCAGCTCAGTCACGATCACGATCGCCAGTTGCAAGACTATCTCGATGGCTCGATCACCCTCGCTTGA